The Micromonospora sp. NBC_00421 genome contains a region encoding:
- a CDS encoding phospholipid carrier-dependent glycosyltransferase, which translates to MSAAGWMLVAAPVAALVMLTALLRPRAAGSVAPNRLGVIRAALLTGVFAVLTVELLGAFGTLTLPAFALAWLLFVTGIAAAAGRRRGRDAVRQGAGVAEARRAVLVGAAVGSPAAGSPAVGSSVSGGSVVGDAAGPDAAPGAELPAASATPPVTGRAGVAAMLTGWVDRLADLRRTATRGERLLAGTVVGLVLVELVVALLAEPNNFDSQTYHLPKVEHWVAQGSLDFWPTAIHRQVTIPPGAEYLLLHLRLFTGGDALHNLVQWAAGIGCLLAATRITAQLGGGRRAQLLTAFLLATTPMVALQATSTQTDLVAAAWTACAATLALDGLRRRADLADALALGAATGLTALTKTSGLLAVGPLLLLWGLAQLRLSGARQVARTMGGSLLVLLVAVTVVGPFLARETAEFGHPLGPPRLRESIPMERHDPASVLVNALRIGHTAFDTPLGPLRAGTAGVIEAGSRAVGVDPQDRAITFGREVFPVPSWYPDEDRVAFPLAGSLALLGAVFALTRPRRLSPGRAGALRAYAGVVVFAVLLHAAMIKWQPWGNRLLLYALVLAVPLAGLWVDAVLRRRSGPGRRSVAAGLVVTVLATSALAGVLALSYGFPRRLVGSGSVFTTAEWDTRFLRRPQWADEFRWAASAVRASDARRIGLVQQNDNWEYPWWLLLRDDDGRSPELVALQSVLPDRPPAAPTSVDAIVCTGPRTECARLVPAGWTIQYRDHVGYALPPTR; encoded by the coding sequence ATGTCGGCAGCCGGCTGGATGCTCGTGGCGGCCCCCGTCGCCGCGCTCGTGATGCTCACCGCCCTCCTGCGGCCCCGGGCCGCCGGGTCGGTCGCCCCGAACCGCCTCGGCGTGATCCGGGCCGCCCTGCTGACCGGCGTCTTCGCCGTGCTGACCGTGGAACTGCTCGGCGCGTTCGGCACGCTCACCCTGCCCGCCTTCGCCCTGGCCTGGCTGCTCTTCGTCACCGGGATCGCGGCGGCGGCCGGCCGGCGACGCGGCCGGGACGCCGTCCGGCAGGGGGCCGGGGTCGCCGAGGCCCGCCGGGCGGTGCTGGTCGGCGCGGCCGTGGGCAGCCCGGCAGCGGGCAGCCCGGCCGTGGGTAGCTCGGTCTCGGGCGGCTCGGTCGTGGGTGATGCCGCCGGGCCCGACGCGGCGCCCGGGGCGGAGCTGCCGGCCGCATCGGCGACACCACCGGTCACCGGCCGGGCCGGCGTCGCGGCGATGCTGACCGGCTGGGTCGACCGGCTCGCCGACCTCCGGCGTACGGCCACCCGGGGCGAGCGGCTGCTCGCCGGCACGGTGGTCGGGCTGGTGCTGGTCGAGCTGGTGGTGGCGCTGCTCGCCGAGCCGAACAACTTCGACTCGCAGACCTACCACCTGCCGAAGGTGGAGCACTGGGTGGCCCAGGGCAGCCTGGACTTCTGGCCCACCGCCATCCACCGGCAGGTGACCATCCCGCCCGGTGCCGAATACCTGCTGCTGCACCTGCGCCTGTTCACCGGCGGGGACGCTCTGCACAACCTGGTGCAGTGGGCCGCCGGGATCGGCTGCCTGCTGGCGGCCACCCGGATCACCGCCCAGCTCGGCGGCGGTCGGCGGGCCCAACTGCTCACCGCGTTCCTGCTCGCCACCACGCCGATGGTGGCCCTCCAGGCGACCAGCACCCAGACCGACCTGGTGGCCGCCGCCTGGACCGCCTGCGCCGCCACCCTGGCGCTGGACGGACTGCGTCGCCGGGCCGACCTCGCCGACGCGCTGGCACTGGGCGCGGCCACCGGCCTGACCGCGCTGACCAAGACCAGCGGGTTGCTCGCGGTCGGGCCGTTGCTGCTGCTCTGGGGCCTGGCCCAGCTCCGCCTCAGCGGGGCCCGGCAGGTGGCCCGGACGATGGGCGGTTCGCTGCTGGTGCTGCTGGTCGCGGTGACCGTGGTGGGGCCGTTCCTGGCCCGGGAGACCGCCGAGTTCGGCCACCCGTTGGGGCCGCCCCGGCTGCGCGAATCCATCCCGATGGAACGGCACGACCCGGCATCCGTCCTGGTCAACGCGCTGCGGATCGGGCACACCGCGTTCGACACCCCGCTCGGCCCGCTGCGCGCCGGCACCGCCGGGGTCATCGAGGCCGGCTCCCGGGCGGTCGGCGTGGACCCCCAGGACCGGGCCATCACCTTCGGCCGGGAGGTCTTCCCGGTGCCGTCCTGGTATCCCGACGAGGACCGGGTGGCCTTTCCGCTGGCCGGGTCGCTGGCGTTGCTCGGGGCGGTCTTCGCCCTGACCCGACCCCGGCGGCTCAGCCCCGGGCGGGCGGGGGCGCTGCGGGCGTACGCGGGTGTGGTGGTGTTCGCGGTGCTGCTGCACGCCGCGATGATCAAGTGGCAGCCGTGGGGGAACCGGCTGCTGCTCTACGCGCTGGTGCTGGCCGTACCGCTGGCCGGGCTCTGGGTGGACGCGGTGCTGCGCCGGCGGTCCGGTCCCGGCCGACGGTCGGTGGCCGCCGGGCTGGTGGTGACCGTGCTCGCCACCTCCGCGCTGGCCGGCGTGCTGGCCCTGTCGTACGGCTTCCCGCGCCGGCTGGTCGGCAGCGGCTCGGTCTTCACCACCGCCGAGTGGGACACCCGGTTCCTGCGCCGGCCGCAGTGGGCCGACGAGTTCCGCTGGGCCGCCTCGGCGGTCCGGGCCAGTGACGCCCGACGGATCGGCCTGGTGCAGCAGAACGACAACTGGGAGTACCCCTGGTGGTTGCTGCTGCGTGACGACGACGGCCGGTCGCCCGAGCTGGTGGCGTTGCAGTCGGTGCTGCCGGACCGGCCGCCGGCAGCCCCCACCTCGGTCGACGCGATCGTCTGCACCGGCCCCCGGACGGAGTGCGCCCGGCTGGTCCCGGCGGGCTGGACGATCCAGTACCGCGACCACGTCGGCTACGCGCTGCCCCCGACCCGCTGA
- a CDS encoding class I SAM-dependent methyltransferase, with product MAEITGDQRVQSEVLEGLATAVNHRRWFVELAVPHLGDDPIEIGSGLGDYALEWARHVPRFTATEADPDRLILLKERLVDEPTIEVREMLLPHPGGGDYSAAVSYNVLEHIEDHVGALRSMRDLVRPGGAVIIIVPAFQFAMGPADIATGHVRRYTKKTLGDAMTSAGLHVETMHYANALGLIGYFMATKVFRLMPKEGPMVKVYDTLVLPATKAAEQLVRPPFGQSVFAVARVPA from the coding sequence ATGGCAGAAATCACTGGGGATCAGCGCGTCCAGTCGGAGGTCCTGGAGGGCCTGGCCACCGCGGTCAACCACCGCAGGTGGTTCGTCGAACTGGCGGTGCCCCACCTCGGTGACGACCCCATCGAGATCGGCAGCGGCCTGGGCGACTACGCCCTGGAGTGGGCGCGGCACGTTCCCCGGTTCACCGCCACCGAGGCCGACCCGGACCGGCTGATCCTGCTCAAGGAGCGGCTGGTCGACGAGCCGACCATCGAGGTGCGCGAGATGCTGCTGCCGCACCCGGGCGGCGGCGACTACAGCGCGGCCGTCTCGTACAACGTCCTGGAGCACATCGAGGACCACGTGGGTGCGCTGCGCAGCATGCGCGACCTGGTCCGGCCCGGCGGTGCGGTGATCATCATCGTGCCGGCGTTCCAGTTCGCGATGGGCCCCGCCGACATCGCCACCGGCCACGTGCGCCGCTACACCAAGAAGACCCTCGGCGACGCGATGACCTCGGCCGGGCTGCACGTCGAGACGATGCACTACGCCAACGCCCTCGGCCTGATCGGCTACTTCATGGCCACCAAGGTCTTCCGCCTGATGCCGAAGGAGGGCCCGATGGTCAAGGTCTACGACACCCTCGTCCTGCCCGCCACCAAGGCCGCCGAGCAGCTCGTCCGGCCCCCGTTCGGCCAGTCCGTCTTCGCCGTCGCCCGGGTGCCTGCCTGA
- a CDS encoding YbhB/YbcL family Raf kinase inhibitor-like protein, translating into MTLERPIAPDPYELLPTVSSFDLTSDDVHNGEPMDARYAHGSTGGENVSPHLAWSGFPAGTKSFVVTCFDPDAPTGSGFWHWVLVDVPASTTSLPTGVQEADLGGAFSVRNDYGDTGYGGAAPPPGDRPHRYVFAVHAVDVERLDVGPGASPAYVGFNLAFHTLARAVIRPTYQIKE; encoded by the coding sequence ATGACCCTGGAACGACCGATCGCCCCGGACCCGTACGAGTTGCTGCCGACCGTGTCGTCGTTCGACCTGACCAGTGACGACGTGCACAACGGCGAGCCGATGGACGCCCGGTACGCGCACGGCAGCACCGGTGGCGAGAACGTCTCCCCGCACCTGGCCTGGTCGGGCTTCCCCGCCGGGACGAAGAGCTTCGTGGTGACCTGCTTCGACCCGGACGCCCCGACCGGCAGCGGTTTCTGGCACTGGGTGCTTGTCGACGTGCCCGCCTCGACGACCAGCCTGCCGACCGGCGTGCAGGAGGCCGACCTGGGTGGGGCGTTCAGCGTCCGCAACGACTACGGCGACACCGGCTACGGTGGCGCGGCACCGCCGCCGGGCGACCGTCCGCACCGGTACGTCTTCGCCGTGCACGCGGTCGACGTCGAGCGGCTCGACGTCGGGCCGGGTGCCAGCCCCGCGTACGTCGGCTTCAACCTGGCCTTCCACACCCTGGCACGGGCGGTCATCCGGCCCACGTACCAGATCAAGGAGTGA
- the soxR gene encoding redox-sensitive transcriptional activator SoxR, with translation MHESLTIGQLSARSGVAQSALRYYERLGLIRAERTGGNQRRYARTELRRVAFIRISQQVGISLEEIRTALDSLPSSRAPSPDDWAALSRTWRERLDERIKLLGKLRDDLDGCIGCGCLSLQRCTLYNPGDSLADEGPGARLVLPRRDGPVSPS, from the coding sequence ATGCACGAGTCACTCACCATCGGACAGCTCTCCGCCCGCAGCGGGGTGGCCCAGTCGGCGCTGCGCTACTACGAGCGGCTCGGCCTGATCCGCGCCGAACGCACCGGCGGCAACCAACGCCGGTACGCGCGCACCGAGCTGCGCCGGGTGGCGTTCATCCGGATCTCCCAGCAGGTCGGCATCTCGCTGGAGGAGATCCGTACCGCGCTGGACTCGCTGCCCTCGTCGCGCGCGCCCAGCCCGGACGACTGGGCCGCCCTCTCCCGCACCTGGCGGGAACGGTTGGACGAGCGGATAAAGCTGCTCGGCAAGCTCCGCGACGACCTGGACGGCTGCATCGGCTGCGGCTGCCTGTCGTTGCAGCGCTGCACCCTCTACAACCCGGGCGACTCTCTGGCCGACGAGGGCCCCGGCGCCCGCCTGGTCCTCCCCCGCCGGGACGGCCCTGTTTCGCCTTCCTGA
- a CDS encoding nuclear transport factor 2 family protein, giving the protein MRDTEREADLLDAERRLQAAQRAGDVAALDALLDDRLVAVGPDGRTFSKADDLAAHSSGSSVLDELVEEELELIVAGTTGVTFFRGRVRGTFEGEAFAARLRYTRTWTYDDEHGWRILAAHLSPAP; this is encoded by the coding sequence ATGCGGGACACCGAACGTGAGGCGGACCTGTTGGACGCGGAGCGCCGCCTCCAGGCCGCCCAGCGGGCCGGCGACGTGGCCGCGCTCGACGCCCTGCTCGACGACCGCCTGGTCGCCGTCGGGCCGGACGGTCGTACCTTCAGCAAGGCCGACGACCTGGCCGCCCACAGCAGTGGCAGCTCGGTGCTCGACGAGCTGGTGGAGGAGGAGCTGGAACTGATCGTCGCCGGGACGACCGGGGTGACGTTCTTCCGCGGCCGGGTGCGCGGCACCTTCGAGGGCGAGGCGTTCGCCGCGCGACTGCGCTACACCCGGACCTGGACCTACGACGACGAGCACGGCTGGCGCATCCTCGCGGCCCACCTCAGCCCCGCCCCCTGA
- a CDS encoding glycosyltransferase family 2 protein: protein MKLSILMPVYNEEERIADALKQALAVDYPCEIELVVVDDGSRDGTGEILGRADDARLRVITHPRNAGKGAAIKTAVDSAEGEYMVILDADLEYDPQDIPRLLAPVLDGRATVVYGNRTFGSHSAYSFWYVMGNKGVTMAANVLFNSYIGDLETCFKLMPVELYRSLGIRSRGFGMEAEVTGKLLRQRIRPYEVPISYRARGREEGKKITWKDGVEAIWILGRERTRRRPARAPR from the coding sequence GTGAAGCTCTCGATCCTCATGCCGGTCTACAACGAGGAAGAACGCATCGCGGATGCCCTCAAGCAGGCATTGGCTGTCGATTACCCGTGCGAGATCGAGCTGGTCGTGGTGGACGACGGCAGCCGGGACGGCACCGGGGAGATCCTCGGCCGGGCGGACGACGCGCGGCTGCGGGTGATCACCCATCCCCGCAACGCGGGCAAGGGCGCGGCCATCAAGACGGCCGTGGACAGCGCCGAGGGTGAGTACATGGTCATCCTCGACGCCGACCTGGAGTACGACCCGCAGGACATCCCCCGGCTGCTCGCCCCGGTGCTCGACGGGCGGGCCACCGTGGTCTACGGCAACCGCACCTTCGGCAGCCACAGCGCCTACAGCTTCTGGTACGTGATGGGCAACAAGGGCGTCACGATGGCGGCGAACGTGCTGTTCAACTCCTACATCGGCGACCTGGAGACCTGCTTCAAGCTGATGCCGGTCGAGCTCTACCGGTCGCTGGGCATCCGCTCCCGGGGCTTCGGGATGGAGGCCGAGGTGACCGGCAAGCTGCTGCGTCAGCGGATCCGCCCGTACGAGGTGCCGATCAGCTACCGGGCGCGCGGGCGCGAGGAGGGCAAGAAGATCACCTGGAAGGACGGCGTCGAGGCGATCTGGATCCTCGGCCGGGAGCGCACCCGCCGCCGCCCCGCCCGCGCACCCCGCTGA
- a CDS encoding sensor histidine kinase: MADPAARPRRRRPRRRFTHTLTARAVLVTCAVALVSVLVTALVAVPLAVRGVERRDQAALAAQARLAADVLRVRPSRQRDAAGDRLIRQLQEQQIEVYVVQGGLADRTGLPRQVVNRISAGRDVSGRRFVNGQRTLVEGRALPGGDGVVLTRATPQGPWRQVLRALWLPLLAGLAAGVAAGLLLARRLARPIRHAATAAARLRAGDRAVRVPVEPPDEVADLAYALNGLAAALATSEGRQREFLLSVSHELRTPLTAIRGWAEALADGVIDADQVSATGRTMLTEAQHLDRLVADLLALARLEAVDFPLEPVPVDLTRLAVDAERTWAERCAAVGVPFRLETPGTAVPAYTDPGRIRQVLDGLLENALRVVPPGAPVVLAVRAAGAGPAAGGLVEVRDGGPGLTDDDLTVAFERGALHQRYQGVRKVGSGLGLALAAGLVRRLGGQIVAGHAAEGGAAFTVRLPAGPYLTRTSA, translated from the coding sequence ATGGCTGACCCCGCCGCCCGGCCGCGACGCCGTCGGCCGCGCCGCCGGTTCACCCACACGCTGACCGCCCGCGCGGTCCTGGTCACCTGCGCGGTGGCGCTGGTTTCGGTGCTGGTCACCGCGCTGGTCGCGGTCCCCCTGGCGGTACGCGGGGTGGAGCGCCGCGACCAGGCCGCGCTGGCCGCCCAGGCCCGCCTCGCCGCCGACGTGCTCCGGGTACGCCCCAGCCGCCAGCGCGACGCGGCAGGCGACCGGCTGATCCGCCAGCTCCAGGAACAACAGATCGAGGTGTACGTCGTCCAGGGCGGGCTGGCCGACCGCACCGGCCTGCCCCGGCAGGTGGTGAACCGGATCTCCGCCGGCCGGGACGTCTCCGGTCGACGGTTCGTCAACGGCCAGCGGACCCTGGTCGAGGGGCGGGCGCTGCCCGGCGGGGACGGGGTGGTGCTGACCCGGGCCACCCCACAGGGACCGTGGCGGCAGGTGCTGCGCGCCCTCTGGCTGCCGCTGTTGGCGGGGCTCGCCGCCGGGGTGGCCGCCGGGCTGCTGCTCGCCCGCCGGTTGGCCCGGCCGATCCGGCACGCCGCCACCGCCGCCGCCCGGCTGCGCGCCGGTGACCGGGCGGTCCGGGTGCCCGTCGAACCCCCCGACGAGGTCGCCGACCTGGCGTACGCGTTGAACGGGTTGGCCGCCGCGTTGGCCACCAGCGAGGGTCGACAGCGGGAGTTCCTGCTCTCCGTCTCGCACGAGTTGCGTACCCCGTTGACAGCGATCCGGGGTTGGGCAGAGGCGCTCGCCGACGGGGTGATCGACGCGGACCAGGTCTCCGCCACCGGCCGGACCATGCTCACCGAGGCGCAGCACCTGGACCGGCTGGTCGCCGACCTGTTGGCGTTGGCCCGCCTGGAGGCGGTGGACTTCCCGCTGGAACCGGTGCCGGTGGACCTCACCCGGTTGGCCGTCGACGCCGAGCGGACCTGGGCGGAGCGGTGCGCGGCCGTCGGGGTGCCGTTCCGGCTGGAGACGCCGGGCACGGCGGTGCCGGCGTACACCGATCCGGGACGGATCCGGCAGGTGCTGGACGGGCTGTTGGAGAACGCGCTGCGGGTCGTACCGCCGGGGGCGCCGGTGGTGCTCGCGGTCCGGGCGGCCGGTGCCGGGCCGGCCGCCGGTGGGCTGGTCGAGGTCCGCGACGGCGGACCCGGCCTCACCGACGACGACCTGACGGTGGCCTTCGAGCGTGGCGCGCTGCACCAGCGGTACCAGGGGGTACGCAAGGTGGGCAGCGGGTTGGGGCTGGCGCTGGCCGCCGGGCTGGTACGCCGGCTCGGCGGCCAGATCGTCGCCGGGCACGCCGCCGAGGGCGGGGCCGCGTTCACCGTCCGGCTCCCCGCTGGTCCTTACCTGACCCGAACGTCGGCCTGA
- a CDS encoding NAD(P)H-quinone oxidoreductase, translating to MHAITIPEPGGPDALVWAEVPDPEPGAGEVVVEVAASAVNRADLLQRQGHYPPPPGAPAYPGLECSGVVGAVGAGVTGWAVGQPVCALLAGGGYAERVVVPAGQLLPVPAGVDPVDAAALPEVACTVWSNLVRVAHLGRGETLLVHGGGSGIGTFAVQFGAALGATVVVTARSTKHDRLRELGAAHTIDYRGQDFVEEVRRVTDGRGAGVVLDIMGASYLARNVAALADGGRLVVIGMQGGRMAELDLGALLAKRASVTATALRSRPLADKADIVRGVREQVWPLVESGAIRPIVDRRLPMRDAAQAHRLVESSDHVGKVLLTTA from the coding sequence ATGCACGCGATCACGATCCCGGAACCCGGTGGACCCGACGCGCTCGTCTGGGCCGAGGTGCCCGATCCCGAGCCCGGCGCGGGTGAGGTGGTCGTCGAGGTGGCCGCCAGCGCGGTCAACCGGGCCGACCTGCTCCAGCGGCAGGGGCACTACCCGCCGCCGCCGGGCGCGCCCGCGTACCCCGGGCTGGAATGTTCGGGGGTGGTCGGCGCGGTCGGTGCGGGGGTGACCGGGTGGGCGGTGGGTCAGCCGGTGTGCGCGCTGCTGGCCGGCGGCGGGTACGCCGAGCGGGTGGTCGTGCCGGCCGGGCAGTTGCTGCCGGTGCCGGCCGGGGTCGACCCGGTCGACGCCGCCGCGCTGCCCGAGGTGGCCTGTACGGTCTGGTCGAATCTGGTGCGGGTGGCCCACCTCGGCAGGGGCGAGACGCTGCTGGTGCACGGCGGTGGCAGTGGGATCGGCACGTTCGCTGTGCAGTTCGGCGCGGCGCTGGGCGCGACAGTGGTGGTGACCGCCCGGTCGACCAAGCACGACCGGCTGCGTGAGCTGGGGGCCGCGCACACCATCGACTACCGCGGGCAGGATTTCGTCGAGGAGGTCCGGCGGGTCACCGACGGGCGGGGTGCGGGCGTGGTCCTCGACATCATGGGCGCGTCCTACCTGGCCCGGAACGTGGCGGCGCTTGCCGACGGCGGGCGGCTGGTGGTGATCGGCATGCAGGGCGGGCGCATGGCCGAGCTGGATCTGGGCGCGCTGCTGGCGAAGCGGGCCTCGGTGACGGCCACCGCGCTGCGCTCCCGTCCGCTTGCCGACAAGGCGGACATCGTCCGGGGCGTACGGGAGCAGGTGTGGCCGCTTGTGGAGTCGGGTGCCATCCGGCCGATCGTGGACCGGCGGCTGCCGATGCGCGACGCGGCGCAGGCGCACCGGTTGGTCGAGTCCAGCGACCACGTGGGCAAGGTGCTGCTCACCACCGCGTGA
- a CDS encoding response regulator transcription factor, giving the protein MTVDAAPQRGLVLVVEDEPAIADLVRLYLSRDGFGVHLERDGTAGLAAARRLRPVACVLDITLPGLAGTEICRRLREAGDWTPVIFLTARDDEVDRIVGLELGADDYVTKPFSPRELVARVRAVLRRTAGAPDGVDRPRTVGPVILDPGRRTVLSAGVPVQLTSTEFDLLAHLMARPGRVFTREELLAGVWGYAAHGGTRTVDVHVAQVRAKLGPASVIRTHRGVGYAADG; this is encoded by the coding sequence GTGACCGTCGACGCCGCCCCGCAGCGCGGGCTCGTCCTCGTGGTGGAGGACGAGCCGGCCATCGCCGACCTGGTCCGGCTCTATCTCAGCCGGGACGGGTTCGGCGTACACCTGGAACGGGACGGCACGGCCGGGTTGGCCGCCGCCCGCCGGCTGCGACCGGTGGCCTGCGTACTCGACATCACCCTGCCCGGTCTGGCCGGCACCGAGATCTGCCGCCGGCTACGCGAGGCCGGCGACTGGACCCCGGTCATCTTCCTCACCGCCCGCGACGACGAGGTCGACCGGATCGTCGGCCTGGAACTGGGCGCGGACGACTACGTCACCAAGCCGTTCAGCCCCCGGGAGCTGGTCGCCCGGGTCCGGGCGGTGCTGCGGCGCACCGCCGGCGCACCGGACGGTGTGGACCGACCGCGCACGGTCGGCCCGGTCATCCTCGACCCGGGCCGCCGCACGGTGCTCTCGGCCGGCGTCCCCGTGCAGCTCACCTCCACCGAGTTCGACCTGCTCGCCCACCTGATGGCCCGCCCCGGCCGGGTCTTCACCCGGGAGGAGCTGCTGGCCGGCGTCTGGGGATACGCGGCACACGGCGGCACCCGTACCGTGGACGTGCACGTCGCCCAGGTCCGGGCCAAGCTCGGCCCGGCCAGCGTGATCCGCACGCACCGGGGCGTCGGATACGCCGCCGATGGCTGA
- a CDS encoding transketolase family protein: MRDAFVASATGFLDDPRTTIVLADISADAFTEAGRRYPDRVVNVGIREQLMIGVAGGLALTGQRPIVHSYAPFLVERAYEQIKLDLDHQGVGAVLVSIGASYDRAESGRTHLAPADVALIDTLDGWTVHVPGHPDEVPDLLRDAVCGQHSTYLRLSLRSNARAYPQAGGLHVVRDAGPGAALLVAVGPVLDDALAAVADLPVTVAYTHRPRPFDVAGLRTLAGSEVIMVEPYLAGTSTRVVTEALADRPHRLLSLGVGRAELRRYGTAEDHDRWHGLDPAGLRRAIGDFLTSGDRTQGAPSR; encoded by the coding sequence ATGCGGGACGCCTTCGTCGCCAGCGCCACCGGGTTCCTCGACGACCCCCGGACCACGATCGTGCTGGCCGACATCTCCGCCGACGCCTTCACCGAGGCGGGCCGGCGGTATCCGGACCGGGTCGTCAACGTGGGCATCCGGGAACAGTTGATGATCGGGGTGGCCGGTGGGCTCGCCCTCACCGGGCAACGCCCGATCGTGCACAGCTACGCCCCGTTCCTCGTCGAGCGGGCGTACGAGCAGATCAAGCTGGACCTCGACCACCAGGGGGTCGGCGCGGTGCTGGTCAGCATCGGCGCCTCCTACGACCGGGCGGAATCCGGCCGGACCCATCTGGCCCCGGCCGACGTGGCCCTGATCGACACCCTGGACGGCTGGACCGTGCACGTGCCCGGTCACCCCGACGAGGTGCCCGACCTGCTGCGGGACGCGGTCTGCGGGCAGCACTCGACCTACCTGCGGCTGTCCCTGCGCAGCAACGCGCGGGCGTACCCGCAGGCGGGTGGGTTGCACGTGGTGCGCGACGCCGGGCCGGGCGCGGCGCTGCTGGTGGCGGTCGGTCCGGTGCTCGACGACGCGCTCGCGGCGGTGGCCGACCTGCCGGTGACTGTGGCCTACACCCACCGGCCCCGGCCGTTCGACGTGGCCGGGCTGCGGACGCTGGCCGGCAGCGAGGTGATCATGGTCGAGCCCTACCTGGCCGGCACCTCCACCCGGGTGGTGACCGAGGCGCTCGCCGACCGGCCGCACCGGCTGCTCAGCCTCGGTGTGGGCCGCGCGGAGCTGCGGCGCTACGGCACCGCCGAGGACCACGACCGCTGGCACGGCCTCGACCCGGCCGGACTGCGCCGCGCGATCGGCGACTTCCTGACCTCGGGCGACCGGACGCAGGGTGCCCCGTCGCGGTGA
- a CDS encoding transketolase — translation MPTSTTTRQPGRVLPAPVVAPLERLRAGRSYDANVYSTIDVHWVLYDRVLRVTPATVDHPDRDRFLLSKGHAVSGYYAVLAAKGFVPVDWLDDEGGPDSRLGGHPDRTLVPGVEIGSGSLGHGLGLGVGTALGLRAQGRATPRVYVLLGDAELDEGSNHEAIAYAGATGLAGLTAIVVDNSSASHGWPGGPASRFTVNGWTASVVDGHDHDALHTALTGHDGHRPHVVVAVDGPTPGSGK, via the coding sequence ATGCCCACATCGACCACAACCCGCCAGCCGGGCCGGGTCCTCCCCGCGCCGGTCGTCGCGCCGCTGGAGCGCCTCCGCGCCGGCCGCAGCTACGACGCCAACGTCTACTCCACCATCGACGTGCACTGGGTGCTCTACGACCGCGTCCTGCGGGTCACCCCGGCCACCGTCGACCACCCCGACCGGGACCGCTTCCTGCTCTCCAAGGGGCACGCGGTGTCGGGCTACTACGCCGTACTCGCCGCCAAGGGGTTCGTTCCCGTGGACTGGCTCGACGACGAGGGCGGGCCGGACAGCCGGCTCGGCGGCCACCCCGACCGCACCCTGGTCCCCGGCGTCGAGATCGGCTCCGGCTCCCTCGGCCACGGCCTCGGGCTTGGCGTCGGCACCGCGCTCGGCCTGCGCGCCCAGGGCCGTGCCACCCCCCGGGTGTACGTCCTGCTCGGCGACGCCGAACTCGACGAGGGCTCCAACCACGAGGCGATCGCCTACGCCGGGGCCACCGGGCTGGCCGGGCTCACCGCGATCGTGGTCGACAACTCGTCGGCCAGTCACGGCTGGCCGGGTGGGCCGGCCAGCCGGTTCACCGTCAACGGCTGGACCGCCAGCGTCGTCGACGGGCACGACCACGACGCCCTGCACACGGCCCTCACCGGCCACGACGGCCACCGTCCACACGTGGTCGTCGCCGTCGACGGCCCTACCCCGGGGAGCGGGAAATGA